Part of the Vitis vinifera cultivar Pinot Noir 40024 chromosome 13, ASM3070453v1 genome is shown below.
TGTAGAAAAGGTACAAGccattaatgaaaatttattatgtgAAATCAGTACTGTGGCAATAGAGATTCCAACCACTTAGGGTTTGTTTTAAAACAACCTGATACTTTTCAAGTATTCCATTTTGTTCTTGTAGAGATGGATGAATTTTGCTCTGAATGGTATCAGATGAGCTGAAGCTTTCCACACTGTTCAATTGTAGCATACAGTGCTTGTTTTGCAATTTGATGAACTTTCCCTTTTGGTTAGTCTACTTCACTTATTAATGGAATGATATCAAAATGAATGATTTTGTTGTCCAGCTTCCATTTGTCGGCTCATTTCATTTCACCCTTTAGTCTATTCCTTTAGGCTTATGTCAATTTCACTCTCTTGGATTGGCAATGGAAATACCCATGCTATAGCAAAATCTGGGTTCTCACAGAAGAttaaaaaatctgaagaaaagaaaaaggaatagaCTAAAGGGTGCTTTCTAAATGACCCTTAGGCATTGACTGCTTTCCTTTTAGGGCACGTGTGGCACTTGGAAATCTATTTTAATTTCCCTGTTTGGATTActtgttaaaaatgaaaaatgtaggAATAAAAGTTCCATTTCGATAGAAATCAAGACTTGATTTTATCATGATTTTGATTCATGTTTTTTAGCACATGCCATGATTTAACTTAGGCCTTATtgggtaattattttttaaaacagttataaaaaaataatttttaaaaactattctttgatGCTTTGTATAAccaaagtttatttgaaaacttaaaattatttttaacatgtctttaatatttttaaatgtgttttaaaaataatttttatgtccataactttatttttaattattatatatgtttgtataattattatttaaaacagttctcgaaaaacaattaaaaacaactaaaagaagtTTTCTGAAAGCagtatattttctattttatgataataataataaataaaaaaagtttatgattgtcaaacatatttttcaaattttttgttttaaacaatagaaaactgttcttgaaaataattgtcaaataaGCCCTTAAttgttatttctattttcaagtatgagaaaaattataaataaataaaaaaatttgtaagttttttctcttatttgcgcattaaaaaaatattaaatagagGAAGAATGCACTTTCTCCAAATTTTACTCATTTTTATCTTatgaaatgaaggaaaaaatgcaggagcatttctcttttctttctttcttcttctccttcttctatAACATTTAAATAcgagaaaatggttttcttgaAGTTTTTTTTCCTCTACTCTCTATAACCAAACATGGTGTAAGCATATTCCATGTGATGTGCATTGAGTGAAAGAGAGGTTTTGTAGAAATCATACAATAAGACAAGCAATAATGCTGAACAACTTTAACAGATGGTTTTCTCTTCTTCTGCTGCTTTTTATATTCACGTGGGCCGCTTCATTTACAGCCAGAATAAACAAGGATAGAGATATGGTTAGAAGCATAAATAATTGCCCATACTGGCCGCCAGTTCTGACCAAGTTTGCTTTAAATATAGGATTTTCTTTAGCCCAATAGCCAGACCATGGCTTCAGAGCAAGCTGCAAAATGTTTAGTAATAATACTACTATCAATCACCTTACTGGTTATTTCTGTGTCAGCTACACCATCAAACAAGAGAAAATCCTTGAACACCATCAAGGAAGTGAACCGTAAGGGGCCATACATTGGTCTCATCACGGTCTTTCCACCTGAAGAGGATGCTTTTTTCACGACAGGGGCTTTTGAGATTAACCCACATCACCCTTTTGTGGATCTTTCAGGTGGGTACCCTCCATAGACTTCTGTTGATTCTAAAAGGTTTGATTGAGTCAGGTAAAATGACAGTTGGGTGTTACAGGGAGGCGATTCAGAATTGGAAAAGTCCATGGGAGGAAAGTCATCTATGTGAGATGTGGAGTTGGGATGGTATATACTAACTTGTATTCACTTTTTTAGTTCTTTGCGGGGAAGTTAGAAATCATTCCTCCTTGAAGTTCTTCTGTGAACAGGCTTTAAACTGATTTGAAATGTGTCATTGCCTCAATTAGGTGAATGCTGCTGCAGCAACACAACAAATGCTGGATCTGTTTGACATAAGGGGAATTGTCCATTTTGGTATTGCTGGGAATGCTAACAACTCCATGTCTATAGGAGATGTCACTATCCCCAAACAATTTGCTCATACTGGCATCTGGGATTGGCTGGTATGAGTAATTCTTTTCTATCTACAGTTGCTCTagatcttttatgtttttacttTGTCATGGCAGCTTACATGTATCATATTGCATCGCTGATAGAAACCCAATGGAATATTGCCCTCCGACGATGTTGCTCACTTAGACATTGGGAGTTATAATGTTCCTAAAGGAGGAGTGAATCTCTTGGGACGTATTGGATATAGTTATGAGCAGTTCTTTTCTGAGACGGGAAAGCCTGACGCTGCTCAACCGTTGGTTTGGGCCAAGATAAGCCAGCATTGGCTACGACTCGCTGCTAAATTGGAGGTCAGATAGTAGAtacttatttctttttatgtCAAGATTGTCATGGAAACAAGGGAAAGGTTGTCATAGAATTTGACCATTATCAAGCAAACCACTCAGCCATATCATGACAAACACTATAAGAGAAAGAAGCCACCCTTTTTgtggaaaaaagaaaggaaaatgattttcaaacacttcatttttttattactttttgatCAATGTCTTCTCAGTGAACAGATGTAAAATGGGAACATATGTGGCATTAATAAATAGGACTTCGCCAAAGCCTTTTATGATTGTCAAAAATCAGTCAAATGTAGTTTCCCATTGATTTTGATCTTTTTGTCTTACAACTTCAGGGCATGGAACTGCAACAGTGTGTAAACTCAAGCAACTGCCTCCCACAAAAACCTAAACTAGTAGTTGGTCTTAGGGGGTCAACATCCAACATTTTTGTGGACAATGCAGCTTACAGAGACTTCCTGTTTCAAACTTTTCATGTTTCATCGGTGGATATGGAGAGTGCAGCTGTAGCAATGGCAAGTTTCCTCACTTCTCATTCTGGTTTTCCACAAAACTATTATAGCAGAGTTATAAATAGTTTCAGTTTACATTGGGCATGACTCTGTTGGCCTGGGTTTAGGCTAATAGCTTGTGTCACTATCACTCTTAGCTAAACCTTGAGAATGATTCAAGTCCCTTACTCCTAAGATCATACTTGGGCTGCAAAAGTTGTGGGAATTTGCATTCATCCCTCTTTGGCATTGAATTATGCATGCAGACATTTCATCATTCTTATCAGTGGGGATGCAGTATGATGCATTTTGCGTTTCTTATTGTTCTTCTGAGGAATTTATATATCAGCCAAGATACTAACTGGCATTGATGGTTTTTCAGACAACCTTGTCAAATGGCTTCCCTGTGATTGTGATCCGAGGACTATCAGACTTGGCTGGGGGACAAGCAGGGCAGAACTCAATCCGGATATTTGGGCCCCTTGCAGCTCTCAATGCAGCCAAAGTTGTCGTTCAATTTATTAGGACACTCTCAGATGATCCTTCTCAACACTAATTTTTCCTTCCAACATTGTGGTTCACCTATTAAAGCTAGCATTAGAAtaataagaaggaaaaatggTTGGTAAATATATGATTACTTGTATTTCCTTATTATCACTGTCAATTCCTACTAGTGAAGGCACTTTGAGTGTAGTAGGAGCTAAGATAATGGGCATATAAACTAGCATGACATCTATAGTTCTTGTACCATGGACTGATCATTGAGAGGAAAGTGTTGTGAAGCCGGCCTCAAGGGCACTAGAAATATGACATCTCCATTAGCTTTATCTCCTCCTCTCAGAACCTCTGGGGTGGAATCTAATAAAAAATCTCAGTTGCCTCAGCCTGAGAATGAAAATACCAAGGAATGAATTTGGCTATCAATTGCAGTATTGGTACACATGAAATCCCGTTAAATTAAGAACTATCAAGCAGATCATGaataaacaaaaaggaaaattaaaagatatttatattcTTACAATCCCAATTTGTTTTACATCTCCCAGTACATATAAAAAGGCCCTTTTGCAAAGTCCATGTGATTCAATCAATAAATTCGTATGTCTACTTTGTGATATATGAGCATTTTTCCTTGAATTGTGCTGTTTTTTTATGATCACATATAGACGGTAACCATTGATTTGGGCCCAGATAAGCCAGCAttgtgtcacaagatgcttcaaatgaccctccccatgggcttatataggaggagagaagcttctagagacccttggagacatccacacttagccactagtgggaagagtgtggaaggttctagaaatgcctagagaagtccacacaactctacactatggaagaaggcatgagaagggtccaaagctttctagagaaatctagaagtctcttgaatattctagaatagtgtaggacattctagaagtctcttgaatattctagaatagtgtaggacattctagaatattcatgaattgtaaggaaccctccaaggttctagatagttccattggtgcctataaataggtgagggcctcatttggccaaggcaccaagcaagtgagcatccaagcacttgtaaaggctttcttgagataataaagcttccattctttaaggagttgcctactaagctcttaagctttcgagtcgcgagtgtcttagccgagcaagctaagcattggggatcaaggctaacttagcaagatcaagcgtcttgacttgcctaagtgccgcacgagcttagtgaacgactaagtccgtgacaagtggtatcagagcgcggttacgaggtgggcatagcaaaggaagcatgtcgggttCCAACATGGAGGAGACTAGTGAGCAAACCCGTGGGAGGGAGAccgagcctactgcacggggcaggAGCAGGAATGATAAATCTCGTGATGCcgttgccaacatggaggcaaggttagccaaggtggagctagccatggcggacactcgggaggggttggacttgatcgagcaaggcatggagaag
Proteins encoded:
- the LOC100259215 gene encoding bark storage protein A; protein product: MASEQAAKCLVIILLSITLLVISVSATPSNKRKSLNTIKEVNRKGPYIGLITVFPPEEDAFFTTGAFEINPHHPFVDLSGRRFRIGKVHGRKVIYVRCGVGMVNAAAATQQMLDLFDIRGIVHFGIAGNANNSMSIGDVTIPKQFAHTGIWDWLKPNGILPSDDVAHLDIGSYNVPKGGVNLLGRIGYSYEQFFSETGKPDAAQPLVWAKISQHWLRLAAKLEGMELQQCVNSSNCLPQKPKLVVGLRGSTSNIFVDNAAYRDFLFQTFHVSSVDMESAAVAMTTLSNGFPVIVIRGLSDLAGGQAGQNSIRIFGPLAALNAAKVVVQFIRTLSDDPSQH